A window of Notolabrus celidotus isolate fNotCel1 chromosome 11, fNotCel1.pri, whole genome shotgun sequence contains these coding sequences:
- the LOC117821629 gene encoding PDZ domain-containing protein 4-like: MGMADCVDSCTQTDISFQHMLTLGKSSQHPCGAPPPPDPPPSPPLPPLLEPYLFNELFTEPVYYDPTDYFDITQHEVDRQDELEYEEVELYKSRQQDKLGLTVCYRTDDEEDLGIYVGEVNPNSIAAIDGRIRKGDRILQINGVDIQDREEAVAILTREDSTNVSLLLARPEIENDNQLDQDELDVEPLDNAAHLPSSHRVRSNTFILGAGSGSVSSGNVLSSHCRSLSRDSPDLLQTVLSNSQELDSGVGRTDESTRYEESSEHDLLADDHTSASNTNATNTPGSMRKFLSSRGDTPPLLHSQDLQFSTDSLLGLDCVNGGGLEQVERMERAYVADPMRMMMPGLTEEECERYKELLEIKCYYEKNSNDVMHLGGEGMALEEGGVSLDVNRNESLTQHEMALLEEELRHLEFKCRNILRAQKMQQLRERCMKAWPLEEKNGVGAGVGAGRLEMNGALVNEESCHHALSDINELPERERSDKDSTSAYNTGGESCRSTPLVTELYPSHSTQSLERGEIHPHSSTRQRERGTRAERGDGSQGNLNHSHRRGSESKTSSPGTKVRSLTRDAGTRRGSDGGVRRSTKTNGTAERTGGCSADNSPYLSRRRTDTNPPQRYLSCMQLRSPSTSDRLGGLLEGCIENGGDDSPMSLGSTCKDVSQAPGAAPLPMSSPLLPASPRMEWKVKIRSDGSRYVAKRPVRDRLLKARAMKIREERSGMTTDDDAVSEMKMGRYWSKEERKQQLQKSREQRRRREFMMQSRLDCMREREREQGGGGGTAGQQGTTNQQEPNSILELCHRRSMKKRSRRILDNWITIQELLAHGARSADGKKVYNPLLSVTTV; this comes from the exons ATGGGCATGGCTGACTGTGTAGACAGCTGCACCCAAACAGACATCAGCTTCCAGCATATGTTGACTTTGGGAAAGAGCAGCCAGCATCCCTGCGGAGCTCCACCCCCACCCGACCCTCCACCGTCCCCTCCTCTACCACCGCTGCTGGAGCCGTATCTCTTCAATGAGCT CTTCACAGAGCCGGTTTACTATGACCCCACTGACTACTTTGATATCACCCAGCATGAAGTGGACAGACAGGATGAGCTGGAGTATGAG GAGGTGGAGCTGTACAAGTCTCGTCAGCAGGATAAACTCGGGCTGACGGTGTGTTACAGAACCGATGATGAGGAAGACCTGGGGATATATGTTGGAGAG GTAAATCCAAACAGCATCGCTGCCATTGATGGACGAATCCGCAAGGGAGACAGAATACTACAG ATAAATGGAGTGGACATCCAGGACAGGGAGGAGGCGGTAGCTATTCTCACCAGAGAGGACAGCACTAATGTCTCCCTGCTCCTCGCACGACCTGAGATAGAG AATGACAACCAGCTGGATCAGGATGAGCTGGATGTGGAGCCACTGGACAATGCTGCTCACCTGCCCAGCAGCCACAGGGTGAGGAGCAACACCTTCATCCTGGGTGCTGGATCAGGCTCTGTCTCCAGTGGGAATGTGCTGAGTAGCCACTGCCGCTCACTGAGCAGAGACTCACCTGATTTGCTCCAGACGGTCCTGAGCAACAGTCAGGAGCTGGACAGCGGGGTGGGTCGTACGGATGAAAGCACACGCTACGAAGAGTCGTCAGAACACGATCTCCTGGCAGACGACCACACCAGCGCCTCCAACACAAACGCAACCAACACGCCCGGCAGCATGCGCAAGTTTTTGTCCAGCCGAGGGGACACGCCACCTTTGCTGCACTCCCAGGACCTCCAGTTCAGCACGGACTCCCTCTTAGGACTGGACTGTGTTAATGGAGGAGGGCTGGAGCAGGTGGAGCGAATGGAGAGGGCCTATGTGGCTGATCCCATGAGGATGATGATGCCTGGCCTGACTGAAGAGGAGTGTGAGAGGTACAAAGAGCTCCTTGAAATCAAATGCTACTACGAGAAGAACAGTAATGATGTGATGCATCTTGGAGGTGAGGGGATGGCACTGGAGGAAGGAGGCGTCTCTCTGGATGTGAACAGGAACGAGAGCCTGACGCAGCATGAGATGGCTCTTCTGGAAGAGGAGCTGCGCCACTTGGAGTTTAAGTGCCGCAACATCTTGAGGGCGCAGAAGATGCAGCAGCTGAGGGAACGATGTATGAAGGCCTGGCCTCTGGAGGAGAAGAATGGAGTGGGTGCAGGGGTCGGAGCAGGACGTTTGGAGATGAATGGTGCTTTGGTCAATGAGGAGTCCTGTCACCACGCTCTGTCCGACATCAACGAGCTACCAGAGAGGGAACGCTCAGACAAGGACAGTACCAGTGCCTACAACACTGGAGGGGAAAGTTGCAGGAGCACCCCTCTGGTCACTGAACTGTACCCTTCACACTCCACACAGAgcctggagagaggagagattcaTCCTCACTCCTCCactagacagagagagagaggaaccaGGGCCGAGAGAGGAGACGGGTCACAAGGAAACCTCAACCACTCTCACAGGAGAGGAAGTGAATCAAAGACATCCAGCCCTGGGACTAAGGTTAGGTCCCTGACCCGGGATGCAGGAACAAGAAGGGGCTCAGATGGGGGGGTTAGACGCAGCACAAAGACCAATGGGACAGCTGAGAGGACTGGCGGATGCAGCGCAGATAACAGCCCATACCTGTCCCGCCGTAGGACTGATACAAATCCACCTCAGCGCTACCTGAGCTGCATGCAGCTGAGGTCTCCCTCCACCTCTGATCGGCTCGGTGGACTTCTAGAGGGCTGCATTGAAAACGGGGGGGATGATAGCCCGATGAGCTTGGGTAGCACGTGCAAAGATGTTTCGCAGGCTCCAGGTGCAGCACCCTTACCCATGTCCTCTCCACTGCTTCCTGCCTCCCCTCGCATGGAGTGGAAAGTGAAGATCCGCAGCGACGGCTCACGTTATGTGGCCAAGCGGCCTGTGAGGGACCGCCTCCTGAAGGCACGAGCCATGAAGATCAGAGAGGAGCGCAGCGGCATGACAACAGACGACGACGCCGTGAGCGAAATGAAGATGGGTCGATACTGGAGCAAAGAGGAGCgcaagcagcagctgcagaagtCCAGGGAGCAGCGGCGGCGCAGGGAGTTCATGATGCAGAGCCGTCTGGACTGTATGAGAGAGCGTGAGAGGGAGCAGGGCGGCGGTGGCGGCACCGCGGGACAGCAGGGGACGACAAACCAGCAGGAACCAAACTCCATCCTGGAGCTGTGCCACCGCAGGAGCATGAAGAAACGCAGCCGCAGGATCCTGGACAACTGGATCACGATACAGGAGCTGCTTGCACACGGAGCCAGGTCTGCTGATGGGAAGAAAGTGTACAACCCCCTGCTGTCTGTCACCACAGTCTGA